The genome window ATACTCTTTAGGGGGGAAAGTAGGTACTACCAGATTTTTATTTTTTTTATTTATTTGATATGTGAATATTGGAATATATAAAAAAAATAAAAATTTATAACTTATATGATATGAAAAACCACCTGTATAAGGTGGTTTTTTGTTCTTTAAATAATATTGTGATTTACAAAAATTTACTATATAATATACTTTGAAAGTATTGAGTTTTATGTTATATATGTCTTTATCTGTAACATAAAAGGAGGGGATAAATGATAGCTAAAAAAAACAATTCTTTTTTAGCAAAAATTGAATTAGTGGGAAATAAATTACCAGATATTTCTATGCTTTTTTTATATGCTTTAATTTTTATTTGGGGATTGAGTTTTGTACTGTCTTTTGTTAATTTTGATTATTTTCATCCTACAACAAAAGAACAAATTATAATAATTAATATGCTTGCGCCCAAAGAGTTATTATTATTATTAACTAATATGGTAAAAAATTATGCTCTTTTTCCACCTTTGGCAATGACAGTTATAGTTACAATTGGAGTAGGAATAGCTGAAGGTAGTGGATTTTTAACAACGGCTGTAAAGAAAGGTATGTGTATTACTTCTAAAAAATGGATAACACCTACTGTTGCTTTTGTTTCTATATTAAGTAATCTTATTTCTGATTCTGCATATGTTATTTTAATGCCTTTAGCTTCGTTAATTTTTTATTTAGCTGGAAAACATCCTTTAGCAGGAATTGCAACAAGTTTTGCAGCTTTAGCAGGGGGTTTTTCAGCGAGCTATATCCCATCACCAATGGATCCTATTATGCAAGGATTTACTCAAAGTGCTGTTAATTTATTAGATAAATCTTATACAATAAATGTGTTATGTAATTATTTTTTTAGTGTTACTTCTACATTTGCTGTAATTGGTGTTGTTTGGTTTATTACAGATAAAATTGTAGAGCCTAAATTATTTGCTACTATGCCTATTGAGTTAAGTAAAGAAGATCAAATAGAGTTAGAATCACATAATATTATTTCAGATCTTGAGACCAAAGCTTTTAAAATAACAATAATAGTAATAGGTATTTTAGCTACTTTATTGTTCTTTGCTTTGTTTCCAGAAAATTCTATTTTTAGAGCAGTAGATGGGAGTTTAACTTCTAGTAAAGCTCCTATTATGCAAAGTATCGTACCTATTATCTTTTTGTTTTTTGCTATTCCTGGATTGGTTTTTGGTAGTATTATGGGAATTTTTAAAACATCCAAAGATGTTTCCAAATCAATGGTTAAAACAATAATGACTTTATCTGGATTTTTTGTATTTTCATTCTTTTGTTCTCAGTTCTTGTATGTTTTTGGAAAATCTAATATAGGGACGCTAATTGCTATTTCTGGTGCAGAATTATTAAAATCTTTAAATATGCCTCCTCAAATAACTATTGTTGGACTTATTTCTTTAACATCTATATTAAATTTGATTATTACTTCAGCCTCTTCAAAATGGGCAATTTTAGCACCTATATTTGTACCTATGTTGATGGGGGTTAATATTGCTCCCGAATTAACACAAGCTGCTTTTCGTCTTAGTGATGCTGCTGTAAATGTATCTACCCCTATGTTTGCGTTTTATCCTTTGATTATTTCTTATTGTCAGAAATATTGTAAGCAAACAGGGGTGGGCACACTGTGTTCTATGATGATTCCTTATACAATAGGACTTCTTATTGTATTAACATCAATGTTGTTTCTTTTTTGGGGCTTAGGAATACCTCTAGGTATAGATAGCAATTATATTTATGTGCCTAAATAGGAGTAATATATGAATAAGAAATATACAGATTTATTACAAAGTAATTTTTTTAGATATCTTAGTATTTCTAGTCAATCATTAGCATCTAATACAACACTTCCTAGTAGTGAAGGACAAAGAAAATTAGCTGAATTATTAGTAAAAGAATTAAAAAACTTAGGATTGAGTGATATTTGTATCGATGAATACGCTATTGTTACAGCTGTTTTGAAAGGGGATAAATCTCAAGTTCCTAAAATAGGATATATAGCACATTTAGATACGGTAGATGTGAATTTGAGTCCAGATATCTCCCCTCAAATTATTAATTTCAAAGGGGAAGCTTTGGTTTTAAATAAAGAAAAAAATATTATTTTAGATCCTAAAAATCATCCAGAATTAAATAAATATAAAAATGAAAATATTATTTTTAGTGATGGCACTAGTGTCTTAGGTGCTG of Spirochaetota bacterium contains these proteins:
- a CDS encoding AbgT family transporter codes for the protein MIAKKNNSFLAKIELVGNKLPDISMLFLYALIFIWGLSFVLSFVNFDYFHPTTKEQIIIINMLAPKELLLLLTNMVKNYALFPPLAMTVIVTIGVGIAEGSGFLTTAVKKGMCITSKKWITPTVAFVSILSNLISDSAYVILMPLASLIFYLAGKHPLAGIATSFAALAGGFSASYIPSPMDPIMQGFTQSAVNLLDKSYTINVLCNYFFSVTSTFAVIGVVWFITDKIVEPKLFATMPIELSKEDQIELESHNIISDLETKAFKITIIVIGILATLLFFALFPENSIFRAVDGSLTSSKAPIMQSIVPIIFLFFAIPGLVFGSIMGIFKTSKDVSKSMVKTIMTLSGFFVFSFFCSQFLYVFGKSNIGTLIAISGAELLKSLNMPPQITIVGLISLTSILNLIITSASSKWAILAPIFVPMLMGVNIAPELTQAAFRLSDAAVNVSTPMFAFYPLIISYCQKYCKQTGVGTLCSMMIPYTIGLLIVLTSMLFLFWGLGIPLGIDSNYIYVPK